One window of Planctomycetia bacterium genomic DNA carries:
- a CDS encoding glycosyltransferase family 2 protein, whose protein sequence is MNSISVVVPLYDEVENVPLLYESVRAALDGMGRDYELIFVDDGSRDGSGELLAQLADHDPRVKVIQFRRNFGQTAAMHAGMQAATGEIVVTLDADLQNEPADIPMMVAKLEEGYDLVHGWRKERQDALLNRKLPSRLANRIISRVTGFPVNDLGCTLKAMTREIAHELQLYGEMHRFIPILAHWHGARCVEVVTRHHPRRFGHTKYGIWRTFRVVLDLITVKYMIRYSLSPMKLFGGIGLLSIAGGLASGAATLWMKLAGAVDMTGNPLLLLSAFATMLGVQFLVLGLLGEVSARIYYECQDKKPYAVRKLWNFTDQAAQITAPRRAA, encoded by the coding sequence ATGAACTCGATTTCGGTCGTCGTGCCGCTCTATGATGAAGTCGAGAACGTGCCGTTGTTGTATGAATCGGTGCGCGCGGCGCTCGACGGCATGGGGCGCGACTACGAGTTGATCTTCGTCGACGACGGCTCGCGCGATGGCTCCGGCGAACTGCTCGCACAGTTGGCGGACCACGATCCGCGCGTCAAAGTAATTCAGTTTCGCCGCAACTTCGGGCAAACCGCGGCGATGCACGCTGGCATGCAAGCGGCCACCGGTGAGATCGTGGTCACGCTCGACGCCGACCTGCAAAACGAGCCCGCCGATATTCCGATGATGGTGGCGAAGCTGGAGGAAGGCTACGACCTGGTCCACGGCTGGCGGAAAGAGCGACAAGATGCGCTCTTGAATCGTAAGCTCCCCTCACGGCTCGCCAACCGGATTATCTCACGCGTCACGGGCTTTCCGGTCAACGACCTCGGTTGCACGCTCAAGGCCATGACCCGGGAGATCGCGCACGAACTGCAACTCTACGGCGAGATGCACCGCTTCATTCCAATCCTGGCGCACTGGCACGGAGCGCGCTGCGTCGAAGTCGTCACGCGGCATCATCCGCGTCGCTTCGGACACACGAAGTACGGCATCTGGCGCACGTTTCGCGTCGTGCTGGATCTGATCACCGTCAAATACATGATCCGCTATTCGCTCAGCCCGATGAAGCTCTTCGGCGGGATCGGGCTGCTCTCGATCGCCGGCGGCCTGGCGAGCGGCGCGGCGACGCTGTGGATGAAGCTCGCGGGCGCCGTCGACATGACGGGCAATCCGCTGCTATTGCTATCCGCGTTCGCCACGATGCTCGGCGTGCAGTTTCTGGTGCTGGGTTTGCTCGGCGAGGTCTCGGCCCGCATCTACTACGAGTGCCAGGACAAGAAGCCCTACGCGGTGCGGAAGCTGTGGAACTTCACGGATCAAGCGGCGCAAATCACCGCGCCAAGACGCGCGGCTTAG